In Bifidobacterium adolescentis ATCC 15703, the sequence AGTCGCTTTGCCATCATTCGCTGCCTGTAGCAGCTTTGAGAAAATAGAGTTACCGTGAGCATCGTCGCCAACAATGTAATAAGCACGAATCCATTGCGCAGTTGCATCATATTCCTTGGCAAGCATTAAAGTCGCCTCACGCAACGCATTCTTAGCGATTCCATACATAGAAGCAGGATGGCACGGAGTGTTTTCATCAATCGCGCCTTCCCAATAACCAACTTCATGCATGGTTCCCATAACAGCGATTTGCTTGAGCCCAGAGTCAAGCATGTGCTTCAGGAAGCGATAATGATTGGACAAATCACCCATATGGTTATCCGAATTATGCTTAAAGCCATCACGCCAAGCCATGTGCAGGCATACATCAGGAGCCCCTAGCTCCTCAAATAAATTATCATTTGGCTCAAAAATATTTGCTTGTACTTTTGTGGCGCGTTCATCGACACCATCAAGCCGTAAATCCGAAGCAATGACGTCCTGTCCAGCATCAAGCAATGCGCTCACGACATGACGTCCAATATATCCGCCAGCACCAGTTACCAAAATTTTCTTAGCCATATTTACAAA encodes:
- a CDS encoding NAD-dependent epimerase/dehydratase family protein yields the protein MAKKILVTGAGGYIGRHVVSALLDAGQDVIASDLRLDGVDERATKVQANIFEPNDNLFEELGAPDVCLHMAWRDGFKHNSDNHMGDLSNHYRFLKHMLDSGLKQIAVMGTMHEVGYWEGAIDENTPCHPASMYGIAKNALREATLMLAKEYDATAQWIRAYYIVGDDAHGNSIFSKLLQAANDGKATFPFTTGKNKYDFIDVDELARQISAVVSQDAVDGVINCCTGEPMTLAERVERYIKENDLNIKLDYGAFPDRPYDSPGVWGDASKINKIMKN